A window of Streptomyces sp. SAI-127 contains these coding sequences:
- a CDS encoding carboxymuconolactone decarboxylase family protein, with product MDKRIARGVEEFIDVNLTPAPPVNSPYRQAGILNFVFGHVWQRPGLTRRERRIITVASVALDDSPVPLRTHVAAALHSGDITKEEMDEIVLQFAAYYGFAKGDALADSVEAAWAGRPA from the coding sequence ATGGACAAGCGCATCGCGCGCGGCGTGGAGGAGTTCATCGACGTGAACCTCACGCCCGCGCCGCCGGTCAACTCGCCCTACCGGCAAGCCGGCATCCTGAACTTCGTGTTCGGCCATGTCTGGCAGCGCCCCGGTCTCACCCGCAGGGAGCGCCGGATCATCACGGTCGCCAGCGTCGCGCTCGACGACTCGCCCGTTCCCCTGCGCACGCATGTCGCGGCGGCCCTGCACTCCGGCGACATCACCAAGGAGGAGATGGACGAGATCGTCCTGCAGTTCGCGGCCTACTACGGCTTCGCGAAAGGCGATGCGCTCGCGGACTCGGTGGAGGCGGCGTGGGCCGGGCGGCCCGCGTGA
- a CDS encoding carboxymuconolactone decarboxylase family protein has protein sequence MDVSSEMSVDASAQEGRGEQTAAEVLGSAGLPSSQTPFGRASRDFLYGQVWSRPGLSRRDRRFVTLTCVAAADAPEPIEEQVRAALASGDISLDEMLELVLHFAVYCGWPKASHLEGAIARQWDRIHR, from the coding sequence ATGGACGTATCGTCGGAGATGTCAGTGGATGCATCGGCACAAGAGGGCCGTGGGGAGCAGACCGCGGCCGAGGTTCTGGGATCGGCTGGACTTCCCTCCTCACAGACGCCGTTCGGCCGTGCGTCCCGTGACTTCCTGTACGGGCAGGTGTGGTCGCGTCCGGGTCTGAGCCGGCGGGACCGGCGCTTTGTCACGCTCACCTGTGTGGCGGCCGCCGACGCGCCGGAGCCGATCGAGGAGCAGGTGCGCGCGGCGCTCGCGAGCGGGGACATCTCGCTCGACGAGATGCTCGAACTCGTCCTGCACTTCGCGGTGTACTGCGGCTGGCCCAAGGCCTCCCATCTGGAGGGCGCCATCGCCCGCCAATGGGACCGCATCCACCGCTAA